The genomic DNA CCTGTTAGCTATATTGCCAAATCTGGTTTCTCTACTCGTTATGAGTGTTATTTTTTTACTGCTAGGTGTGCTTTTATTCCGTTGGGAATGAAAGTCATATACTCTCCCCCAGAAAAGTGTATTTGCGTAGCAGATATTGTATTGAGGTTAAAACATGTTTCATTTAAGTGAAGAACGACAGGTTCTGCTAACGCAAAAAATTATGAGTAGTCTGGATGAATGGGGGCTTTGTGCCGCAGATCAGGTAACTGTTCTAAATCTGCCAGAAGGTGTTCGTACGCGTAAATTACGTGCATTTCATGAAAATACTCCGTTGCCAAATGATGATAACGTTGAGTTCAGGGCAATTCGTATTCTGGGTATTATTGATGCTTTACGCACAACCTATCCGAAAAATGAAATGATGGGTGCTCGTTGGATGAAAAAACCGCATCGTCGTTTTCAAAACCGTCCACCGCTTCAGGTGCTGGTTGAAGAGGGTAATACAGGGGTAGATAGCGTATTAGCCGAACTGGATTGCTCATACGCCTGGGAGCTAAGTGCTAAATAACCATTTTGCTTTTTATCCCGGGAAGGCTCATCTCTGCATTAAAGAGCATGTGATTAGCGTTACGAGTATGTTTTTTAAAGTAACCATCGGCCTTTCTGGGTTAGGCAGAGTGATTAATGGCATTATCTACAGCTTTTTCGTTCGCATCGTTGCTGTGAAGCGAGATATTGTTTAAATTCTTGATTAAATCACCGGCAATTATCTTTTCTCCTGTCTATACTCTTTTCCATACTAATAATAATTTTTTAAATTTCTGATTTGTGCTTAACGGGATTGTTGGCACTGTCTATTTCACGTAATTGGGTAATCTATAATGGAAATAACAACTACTATTCTATTATTGGGCTTTGTAGGCGCTCTGGTAATGGGTTTTGTTGCTCATAAAACAAATTACTGCACCATGGGTGGGGTTTCTGACTGGATTAATATGGGCAATACTGCTCGATTAAGTGCCTGGTTTTTCTCTATCGCTATTGCAGTTTTCGGTGTTCTTTTTCTTCAAAGTTTCAATGATGTTTCTGTCGAGAGTACTTTGCCGCCTTTTCTAACGGCTAATTTTGCCTGGCTTAGATATATAGTGGGTGGTCTTATGTTTGGTATAGGTATGGTACTTGCCGGAGGTTGTGGAAATAAGACACTGGTAAATATCGGAGGGGGAAGTCTTCGTTCATTGTTTGTTTTATTGATAGCAT from endosymbiont of Galathealinum brachiosum includes the following:
- a CDS encoding DUF2384 domain-containing protein, coding for MFHLSEERQVLLTQKIMSSLDEWGLCAADQVTVLNLPEGVRTRKLRAFHENTPLPNDDNVEFRAIRILGIIDALRTTYPKNEMMGARWMKKPHRRFQNRPPLQVLVEEGNTGVDSVLAELDCSYAWELSAK